In the Psychromonas sp. psych-6C06 genome, one interval contains:
- a CDS encoding cyanophycin synthetase — MKLKKIIYAWISKTFMDGCSNYNSLQVRKSCRSKKQARDKFKQGGIAHAQGMIFFNPFKAVKFAKKYGFPLVIKPNVSGFSRGSHFPINNYQQLWKAMFFAKCWWPFTVVEQYLQGHNYRVVVANGQIMSVLERYAPFVIGDGQSTIEQLIDVENNTREKMGLYPCMSPLQKGKQTTYFLKKSGYTLTSIPAVDENVTLFYRISLAPGGVVEVIEKTTLPEANQKLFKQVLALFDANILGIDVIMENGINQDHRDQKVIFLEVNSRPYLKMHNYPRYGKAEDLSAHFDALDKLEISQSDIY; from the coding sequence ATGAAACTAAAAAAAATAATATACGCATGGATTAGCAAAACCTTTATGGATGGTTGTAGTAACTACAATAGCTTGCAGGTGCGTAAAAGCTGTCGCAGCAAAAAGCAAGCGCGTGATAAATTCAAGCAGGGTGGTATCGCTCATGCACAAGGGATGATTTTTTTCAATCCATTTAAGGCGGTTAAATTTGCCAAAAAGTACGGTTTTCCTCTGGTCATCAAGCCTAATGTGAGTGGATTTTCTCGTGGTAGCCACTTTCCAATTAATAACTACCAACAGCTGTGGAAAGCGATGTTCTTTGCGAAGTGCTGGTGGCCATTTACAGTGGTAGAGCAATATTTACAGGGGCATAACTACCGTGTAGTTGTCGCAAATGGGCAGATCATGTCGGTGCTTGAACGTTATGCGCCTTTTGTAATCGGTGATGGTCAGTCCACGATTGAACAGCTTATTGATGTTGAAAACAACACTCGTGAAAAAATGGGTTTATATCCCTGTATGTCGCCATTACAAAAAGGCAAACAAACAACCTACTTTTTAAAAAAATCAGGTTATACACTAACCAGTATTCCTGCTGTCGATGAAAATGTAACACTGTTTTATCGTATTTCATTAGCACCGGGTGGGGTGGTTGAAGTGATTGAGAAAACGACGTTACCCGAAGCGAATCAAAAGTTGTTTAAACAAGTATTGGCTTTGTTTGATGCTAATATTTTGGGTATCGATGTTATTATGGAGAACGGTATTAACCAAGATCATCGCGACCAAAAAGTGATATTTTTAGAGGTTAATTCACGTCCCTATTTGAAAATGCATAACTACCCTCGTTATGGAAAAGCTGAAGATTTATCCGCTCATTTTGATGCTTTAGATAAGTTAGAAATTAGTCAGTCGGATATCTATTAA
- a CDS encoding methyl-accepting chemotaxis protein produces the protein MPIKYRLILSHSTILVFMLIILLLTGLRFNSMATQVRHIVEGDVLRAELAGEINIQAESVAGRLLLLFILQDQQQRTAIYKEIDAKNKQIDDALENIDRLLISSQDKASLQTLIMHRKAYHDQFFATVDEIEFGDPEQARQLMAGKTRDALDALLAEVAIFKQRQQQSMRDRQAEILAMTESALFIMLILGGLALLIGLIMTYKIISSITLPLNQSVSTVNAIANGDLSLDIPKGSNNELGRLLSGMLHMRDQLKAMISEIDDDAKSVHSGATGILAQADEMKLNLAEQLNKSDAINSSIASLSQGIRQTSEDVKQIESQAVKTQSLSEQGVEAITQATQSIKEIAVSVNDSATSVARLSESSVQVTAAINHIREIADQTNLLALNASIEAARAGESGRGFAVVADEVRTLAGRTAEVTMNIDEVIGTMKKQTNQVEVEISESEKSIERGVLLIEELIAPLQSMQQEAMESRQSLQSLATLTIQQAQESDMVANNATEIMGIAEVNQRASDSLKIKSDELLVTAQRVDDALAIFQLEAK, from the coding sequence ATGCCCATCAAATATCGACTGATATTAAGTCACTCAACTATCCTCGTCTTTATGTTAATCATACTGTTATTAACCGGGCTACGTTTTAACAGCATGGCGACACAAGTGCGCCATATTGTAGAAGGGGATGTATTACGCGCCGAATTAGCGGGAGAAATTAATATTCAAGCTGAGAGTGTTGCTGGTCGTCTGTTATTACTCTTTATACTACAAGATCAGCAACAGCGTACTGCGATTTATAAAGAGATAGATGCAAAAAATAAACAGATCGATGATGCCTTAGAAAATATAGATAGGTTGTTAATATCTTCGCAGGATAAAGCGTCGCTACAAACATTAATAATGCATAGAAAAGCTTACCATGATCAATTTTTTGCTACTGTTGATGAAATAGAGTTTGGCGATCCAGAGCAGGCTCGACAGTTAATGGCTGGCAAAACACGCGATGCCTTAGATGCGTTACTTGCTGAGGTGGCTATTTTTAAACAACGTCAGCAACAATCGATGCGCGATCGCCAAGCAGAAATATTAGCTATGACTGAAAGCGCTTTGTTCATTATGTTGATATTGGGCGGGCTTGCGTTACTTATTGGTTTGATAATGACCTATAAAATTATTAGTAGTATTACACTGCCACTGAATCAATCTGTTAGCACTGTTAATGCCATTGCTAATGGCGATCTTTCATTAGATATCCCCAAGGGAAGTAATAATGAACTAGGCCGTTTATTATCCGGTATGTTGCATATGCGCGACCAATTAAAAGCGATGATCAGTGAAATTGATGATGATGCTAAATCAGTACACAGTGGCGCAACAGGTATTCTTGCTCAAGCCGATGAGATGAAGCTTAACTTGGCAGAGCAGTTAAATAAGTCTGATGCTATCAATAGCAGCATAGCTTCTTTATCTCAGGGAATTCGTCAAACCTCGGAAGATGTAAAACAGATTGAATCACAAGCGGTAAAAACACAGTCTTTATCTGAGCAGGGAGTTGAGGCAATTACACAGGCGACGCAATCAATCAAAGAGATTGCTGTATCTGTGAACGACTCAGCGACTTCGGTTGCTCGTTTAAGTGAAAGCTCAGTGCAAGTGACCGCTGCCATCAACCATATTCGAGAAATTGCAGATCAAACTAATTTATTGGCGTTAAACGCTTCAATAGAAGCCGCGCGTGCGGGTGAAAGTGGTAGAGGGTTTGCTGTCGTCGCTGATGAAGTTAGAACGCTAGCTGGCCGTACAGCGGAAGTGACCATGAATATCGATGAAGTGATCGGCACAATGAAAAAGCAAACCAATCAAGTTGAAGTAGAAATTAGTGAAAGTGAAAAAAGTATAGAGCGAGGGGTTTTATTAATTGAAGAACTTATTGCACCATTACAAAGCATGCAACAGGAGGCGATGGAATCACGACAGAGTTTGCAGTCGTTAGCAACACTGACGATTCAACAAGCTCAAGAAAGTGATATGGTGGCAAATAATGCAACTGAAATAATGGGCATTGCCGAAGTGAATCAACGTGCTAGTGACAGTTTAAAAATAAAGAGTGATGAGTTACTCGTAACTGCGCAACGGGTTGACGATGCTTTGGCTATATTTCAGCTTGAGGCGAAATAA
- a CDS encoding TetR/AcrR family transcriptional regulator: MQVQKKRGRPNSRDRQLNEELIIYVAKTLMREQGKVPSIRALARALDVDAMAIYHYFDNKNSLLKAIISSLMGSIYFPKRDQDWQTSLQLICESYLALLNNYSGLLETLINMPSDGPISVFYERFNKVISPLNFPTQKQQQAFLLLLNFLHGQALLSKDSESYNEDDLKGALAFYFGALEVI; this comes from the coding sequence ATGCAGGTACAGAAAAAGCGAGGCAGGCCAAATAGTCGTGATCGTCAACTTAATGAAGAACTGATTATTTACGTGGCTAAAACTCTAATGCGTGAACAGGGAAAAGTACCCAGTATACGAGCCTTAGCGCGTGCCCTAGATGTTGATGCTATGGCAATTTATCACTATTTTGATAATAAAAATAGTTTATTAAAGGCGATCATTTCATCATTAATGGGCAGTATCTATTTCCCCAAACGTGACCAAGATTGGCAAACTTCATTGCAATTAATTTGTGAAAGTTATTTGGCTCTATTAAATAATTATTCGGGGCTATTGGAAACTTTAATTAATATGCCTTCTGATGGACCAATTTCGGTTTTTTATGAACGTTTCAATAAAGTTATCTCTCCTCTTAATTTTCCAACGCAAAAACAGCAACAAGCTTTCTTGCTGTTATTAAATTTCCTTCATGGCCAGGCTTTATTATCTAAAGATTCTGAAAGCTATAATGAAGATGACTTAAAGGGCGCATTGGCATTTTATTTCGGTGCACTTGAAGTTATCTAG
- a CDS encoding GNAT family N-acetyltransferase codes for MTINIKRCTVSQLNLLREVSIETYRDTFAESNSEQFMQQYLSDALNEKKLSAELNNINSEFYFIHFEDQVAGFLKVNVGEGQTDDVEPNSLEVERFYIRQAFLRKGLGKVLMQFACELTKQHDKNSLWLGVWEGNYSALAFYKAQGFYQIGEHPFDMGGDIQTDLLFKKDLLD; via the coding sequence ATGACAATAAATATTAAAAGATGCACCGTTTCGCAATTAAACCTGTTACGTGAAGTATCTATTGAAACTTATCGTGATACTTTTGCAGAGAGTAATAGCGAGCAATTTATGCAACAGTATTTAAGTGATGCCTTAAATGAAAAAAAGTTATCTGCTGAATTAAATAACATAAACAGTGAGTTTTATTTTATTCACTTCGAAGATCAAGTCGCTGGTTTTCTAAAAGTGAATGTCGGTGAAGGGCAAACGGATGACGTTGAACCAAATAGTTTAGAGGTGGAGCGCTTCTATATTAGGCAGGCATTTTTGCGTAAAGGATTAGGTAAGGTATTAATGCAGTTTGCCTGTGAGTTGACTAAACAGCATGATAAAAACTCGCTTTGGTTAGGTGTATGGGAAGGGAACTACTCAGCACTAGCCTTTTATAAGGCGCAGGGTTTTTATCAAATAGGAGAGCATCCCTTTGATATGGGAGGAGACATACAAACTGATCTGCTATTTAAAAAGGACTTATTGGATTAA
- a CDS encoding DUF3820 family protein, whose amino-acid sequence MLDDPKALSEAINQVMPFGKYAGRKLIHLPEPYLVWFHSNGFPEGKLGKQLALMYEVKLNGLEKMLAPLVT is encoded by the coding sequence TTGTTAGATGATCCAAAGGCATTGAGCGAAGCAATTAATCAGGTGATGCCTTTTGGCAAATACGCAGGACGAAAATTAATACATCTTCCTGAGCCTTATTTAGTTTGGTTTCACAGTAATGGCTTTCCTGAAGGTAAACTGGGCAAACAACTTGCACTGATGTACGAAGTTAAATTAAATGGTTTAGAGAAAATGCTAGCCCCATTAGTTACTTAA
- a CDS encoding YHS domain-containing (seleno)protein produces the protein MNMIKLNIKRLYTLVVVLAFFSASAQATEHIYTGYFNNKAVSGYDVTAYFDQQEAVEGSSKYKLAYKGADWYFASQSNLDKFTANPEKYAPQYGGYCAWAMSNNKTAPGNAPFWTIYNDKLYLNYDQKVLDTWRADKEQFIKKADANWANMEKE, from the coding sequence ATGAACATGATAAAGTTAAATATTAAACGTCTATATACCCTAGTGGTTGTATTGGCCTTTTTTAGTGCATCTGCACAGGCAACAGAACACATTTATACTGGATATTTCAATAATAAAGCCGTCTCGGGCTATGATGTCACCGCTTATTTTGATCAGCAGGAAGCGGTCGAGGGATCTTCAAAATATAAGTTAGCTTACAAGGGCGCTGATTGGTATTTTGCATCGCAAAGCAACCTCGATAAATTTACCGCTAATCCTGAAAAGTATGCTCCTCAATATGGTGGGTACTGTGCTTGGGCGATGTCTAATAATAAAACTGCACCGGGTAACGCGCCTTTCTGGACTATTTATAATGACAAGCTATACCTAAATTACGATCAAAAAGTACTAGATACTTGGCGTGCAGATAAAGAACAGTTTATTAAGAAAGCCGATGCCAATTGGGCAAATATGGAAAAGGAATAA
- the dapB gene encoding 4-hydroxy-tetrahydrodipicolinate reductase, which translates to MVKVIVNGAKGRMGSEAVNAINNDSALELVAECDFGDDLSALIKSTGAQVVVDLTAASAGFSNTQLILNAGACPVIGTSGFQVEQVKELQALASEKQLGGLIAPNFSIGAVLMMKFSAEAAKYLPDAEVIEAHSPQKEESPSGTGIRTAELISAARTKTPVECSDKELIEGARGAELNGVKLHSIRLPGVVAQQTVFFGGLSETLKIEHNSQHRESFMPGICLACKEVVKRNELVYGLEYLMD; encoded by the coding sequence ATGGTTAAGGTAATTGTAAATGGCGCTAAAGGGCGTATGGGTAGCGAAGCAGTTAACGCAATTAATAATGATAGCGCACTAGAGTTAGTGGCAGAGTGTGATTTTGGTGATGACTTAAGCGCTTTAATTAAAAGCACTGGCGCGCAAGTGGTTGTTGATTTAACAGCCGCTTCTGCGGGCTTTTCAAACACACAACTTATCTTAAATGCAGGTGCTTGTCCGGTGATTGGCACAAGTGGCTTTCAAGTTGAACAAGTAAAAGAGTTACAAGCACTCGCAAGCGAGAAGCAGTTAGGTGGACTGATTGCGCCTAACTTTTCTATCGGTGCGGTATTGATGATGAAATTCTCTGCAGAAGCAGCGAAATACCTGCCAGATGCAGAGGTCATTGAAGCACATAGCCCACAAAAAGAGGAAAGCCCTTCTGGTACAGGTATCCGTACTGCAGAGCTTATCTCTGCAGCACGTACTAAAACGCCAGTTGAATGTAGCGATAAAGAGTTAATTGAAGGCGCACGTGGCGCTGAACTTAATGGTGTTAAATTACACTCAATTCGTTTACCGGGTGTTGTTGCACAGCAAACCGTGTTCTTTGGTGGATTAAGTGAAACGCTTAAAATTGAGCATAACTCTCAGCATCGTGAATCATTCATGCCAGGTATCTGTCTTGCCTGTAAAGAGGTCGTTAAGCGTAACGAGTTAGTTTACGGTTTAGAGTACTTGATGGATTAA